In Chloroflexota bacterium, a single genomic region encodes these proteins:
- a CDS encoding NgoFVII family restriction endonuclease, giving the protein MSMNFIAVKYTAMVTSVNARAREMTTQQGFTFDDPDPRTRSSTLNVVYAKAKSVSAFDRSLFADFDSMKALTYTSSIPMILGLLKDFDYAEFECIFGHNGVLTRSAADLLAFQSAVDESLNKGFVGIAGLSEERRRIIYDRAASGAARFYVVKDAIAHAKIYLLERDDLKRVIVGSANLSETAFSGRQAETLIVFDNDDMAWRHYSRQYEAVRSIASSRIPLREKPIPAQVMPIEETPALKDTEASETGISLYIPAQIADEEEYSTPQILNKVEHIKPIYQKAMADIKPDRQGVVSFTSNIVKQMTRIATSVGADDAPSTYLSYDGQRFILSDDDVSMETEPDEVRSDVEAWIEFFSNYENGFVGDVPRLQKDYFTFMSWFYFAPLMCDVRNSAIRTDAFSFDQPMFAVVYGQSNCGKSSLIETLMKSMFSYPRIVETQYFTRSNLRGLQHAYKRFPVVFDDVTRDRFNRHAPEIIKEPATSLPAGAEYPCFALSMNADARSFQPEIVKRCLMIYTRTALPGDDTAARRRLQRSVSSIRERLTTALYRHYLQQVTSSMEAIPKSEYINLDVLELSSSTLHRIFKENLHDGAKVPDWCAPASLEEYQNRAFERPRLVLENLIHPDKYVKERRPPVGSWTISGDIVLIGVEPFSANRTKGDIPDWILDDTASVSDQIAMKRELLGDFLGKQIRRPRRWLVF; this is encoded by the coding sequence ATGTCAATGAACTTCATTGCCGTAAAATATACGGCAATGGTTACAAGTGTCAACGCTAGGGCTAGAGAAATGACCACGCAACAAGGCTTTACATTCGACGATCCTGATCCCCGCACGCGAAGCAGTACGCTGAATGTTGTTTATGCCAAAGCGAAGTCGGTATCTGCGTTTGACCGTAGTCTATTTGCCGATTTTGATTCGATGAAGGCTTTGACATACACATCGAGTATTCCGATGATACTCGGGCTACTGAAGGATTTCGACTATGCCGAATTCGAGTGCATTTTCGGACATAACGGCGTCCTGACACGCTCTGCCGCCGACTTGCTTGCTTTTCAATCAGCAGTGGACGAAAGTTTGAACAAAGGCTTTGTCGGCATTGCAGGACTGTCCGAAGAACGCCGGCGAATAATCTACGACCGGGCGGCTAGTGGGGCAGCGCGGTTCTACGTGGTTAAGGACGCCATAGCCCATGCCAAGATATATCTGCTGGAGCGGGATGACTTGAAGCGCGTCATAGTCGGCTCCGCCAACCTATCCGAGACGGCGTTCTCAGGTCGGCAGGCGGAAACTCTGATAGTCTTCGACAATGATGACATGGCATGGCGGCACTATTCACGGCAATATGAAGCGGTTCGCTCAATCGCTTCCAGTAGGATTCCCCTCAGGGAGAAGCCTATCCCAGCCCAAGTTATGCCTATCGAAGAAACTCCTGCGTTGAAAGATACTGAAGCAAGCGAAACGGGCATATCTCTTTACATACCCGCTCAGATTGCAGACGAGGAAGAGTACAGTACGCCACAGATTCTAAACAAAGTGGAGCATATCAAGCCCATTTACCAAAAGGCAATGGCGGATATTAAGCCTGACCGTCAAGGAGTTGTTAGCTTCACTTCAAACATCGTGAAGCAGATGACGCGCATCGCAACCTCTGTGGGAGCTGACGATGCGCCCTCGACATATTTGTCATATGACGGTCAGCGGTTCATCTTATCGGACGACGATGTAAGCATGGAAACAGAACCTGACGAAGTACGAAGCGACGTAGAGGCATGGATCGAGTTCTTCAGCAACTATGAAAATGGCTTTGTGGGCGATGTGCCTCGCCTGCAGAAGGACTACTTCACTTTCATGTCATGGTTCTACTTCGCGCCGTTGATGTGCGATGTGCGAAACTCTGCAATTCGGACTGACGCTTTCAGCTTCGACCAGCCTATGTTCGCCGTGGTTTATGGGCAGAGCAATTGCGGCAAAAGCAGTCTTATCGAGACGCTTATGAAGTCGATGTTCTCCTATCCGCGCATAGTGGAGACTCAGTATTTCACGCGCAGCAACTTGCGAGGATTGCAGCATGCATACAAGCGTTTCCCAGTGGTGTTCGACGATGTGACGCGGGACAGGTTCAATCGCCACGCTCCCGAAATCATCAAAGAACCGGCAACTTCTCTTCCCGCCGGCGCTGAATATCCATGTTTCGCCCTCTCGATGAATGCGGACGCTCGAAGTTTCCAGCCTGAGATTGTTAAGCGCTGTCTGATGATTTACACGCGGACAGCCCTGCCAGGCGACGACACCGCCGCCCGCCGGCGACTGCAAAGGTCAGTGTCCAGCATCCGAGAACGTCTCACGACCGCCCTATATCGGCATTACCTACAGCAAGTTACGAGTTCAATGGAAGCAATACCCAAATCTGAGTATATAAACTTGGATGTGCTGGAACTGTCCTCGTCAACTCTACATCGCATATTCAAGGAAAATCTGCATGACGGCGCGAAGGTTCCCGATTGGTGCGCTCCCGCTTCGTTGGAAGAGTATCAGAATAGAGCGTTTGAGCGGCCTCGCCTGGTGCTCGAAAATCTGATACACCCTGACAAGTATGTGAAAGAGCGTCGCCCGCCTGTTGGGAGTTGGACAATATCGGGTGACATTGTGCTAATCGGTGTAGAACCGTTTTCCGCCAACCGCACTAAGGGCGATATACCGGATTGGATACTGGATGATACGGCGAGTGTGTCAGACCAGATTGCGATGAAGCGCGAACTGCTTGGTGATTTTCTCGGCAAGCAGATTCGGCGACCACGTCGCTGGCTGGTTTTCTAA
- the cbiE gene encoding precorrin-6y C5,15-methyltransferase (decarboxylating) subunit CbiE, translating to MQQTGGGNSVAKITIVGVGPGDPDLLTLKARDAIRDADYVAGFETVLGPVRRWIGGEAMPMRYRDQEDVLEQLASHAEAGKHCVVCAWGDLNFSSKELLDRVRRRAEVELIPGISSVQVACTRLGFTMETSLFITLHARDGHEAGLQELTEMLRVRRRNLIVLPRPFDLMPATIAAQLLEQGIPADTPLWALQRLSLEGETITEYTLSTLASEPAEFSDLTILAFPMG from the coding sequence ATGCAACAAACCGGAGGAGGCAACTCTGTGGCGAAGATAACCATTGTGGGCGTGGGTCCGGGCGATCCGGATTTGCTGACGCTTAAGGCACGGGACGCTATCCGCGACGCCGATTATGTTGCTGGATTCGAGACGGTACTTGGTCCGGTGCGGCGCTGGATTGGCGGCGAGGCGATGCCGATGCGCTACCGCGACCAAGAGGATGTGCTGGAGCAACTCGCGTCTCACGCGGAAGCAGGCAAGCACTGCGTTGTCTGCGCGTGGGGCGACCTGAACTTCTCGTCGAAAGAGTTGCTCGATCGTGTGCGGCGTCGCGCCGAAGTCGAGCTCATCCCCGGCATAAGCTCGGTGCAGGTGGCGTGTACGCGGCTGGGCTTCACGATGGAGACATCGCTGTTCATCACGCTGCACGCGCGCGACGGGCACGAAGCGGGTTTGCAGGAACTCACGGAAATGCTGCGAGTGCGCCGGCGCAACCTCATCGTGCTGCCGCGTCCGTTCGACCTGATGCCCGCCACAATCGCCGCCCAATTGCTAGAACAAGGCATCCCCGCCGACACGCCGCTCTGGGCGTTGCAGCGCCTCTCACTGGAAGGCGAAACGATCACCGAATACACGCTATCCACCCTAGCCTCCGAACCCGCCGAGTTCAGCGACTTGACGATACTGGCGTTCCCGATGGGGTGA
- a CDS encoding GHMP kinase, producing the protein MRMTQTANITRTATMRAPGSCGELAQGMVDGDYFLVSCPIDMHSTATVTLTPGDGRVDAPPHAPKSRQAVILTLAHFGRDDVDALLRLSSQLPRGKGMASSTADVSASIAATAAALDEQQDISPQTIASIALRVEPSDSIMLPGIAVLDHKRGNIAEILGHPPPMRVVVLDFGGDVDTLAFNGVNRDGILLEMQPEFEEALSLISRGVRKGNAADIGAGATRSAIANQHLLYKPQLDAVIRLADDAGAVGVTAAHSGTVLGMLFDDDGALAENAISRAWETLFGIRRIYNRRIVGGGVIPVETCNKPEEATLWRR; encoded by the coding sequence TTGCGAATGACACAGACGGCGAACATCACCCGCACGGCGACTATGCGCGCGCCCGGCAGTTGCGGCGAGCTGGCGCAGGGCATGGTTGATGGCGACTACTTCCTCGTGAGCTGCCCCATCGACATGCACTCTACCGCGACGGTTACGCTAACGCCGGGCGATGGTCGTGTGGATGCGCCGCCGCACGCGCCGAAATCTCGGCAAGCGGTGATTCTGACCCTGGCGCACTTCGGACGCGATGATGTTGACGCGCTCCTGCGTTTGTCGAGCCAACTGCCGCGCGGCAAGGGTATGGCGAGCAGCACGGCTGATGTGTCGGCATCGATCGCCGCGACCGCTGCCGCATTGGACGAACAGCAGGACATATCTCCGCAGACCATCGCGTCAATCGCGCTGCGCGTGGAGCCGAGCGACAGCATTATGCTGCCCGGCATCGCCGTTCTCGACCACAAGCGGGGCAACATCGCGGAGATTCTGGGGCATCCTCCGCCGATGCGCGTAGTCGTACTGGATTTCGGCGGCGATGTGGACACGCTCGCGTTCAACGGCGTCAACCGCGACGGCATTTTGCTCGAAATGCAGCCCGAATTCGAGGAAGCGTTGTCGCTCATCAGTCGCGGCGTGCGGAAAGGCAACGCGGCGGACATCGGCGCAGGCGCGACTCGCAGCGCGATTGCAAATCAGCATCTGCTCTACAAGCCGCAGTTGGACGCAGTGATACGCCTCGCCGATGACGCCGGCGCGGTGGGCGTCACCGCGGCGCACAGCGGCACCGTGCTGGGAATGCTCTTCGACGACGATGGCGCCCTCGCCGAGAACGCCATATCGCGCGCGTGGGAGACATTGTTCGGTATAAGGCGAATATACAACCGCCGCATCGTGGGCGGCGGCGTTATTCCCGTCGAAACATGCAACAAACCGGAGGAGGCAACTCTGTGGCGAAGATAA
- the cobU gene encoding bifunctional adenosylcobinamide kinase/adenosylcobinamide-phosphate guanylyltransferase, which produces MNRKFTLITGGARSGKSSLAERLAMRGERVLFVATAEALDDDMRSRIAAHQASRPPEWHTLEEPRSLPDAIRARIADTPCLYDTIVVDCLTMWVSNLLLQYEYDADCEARITGAARELLDVYAASDAEWIIVTNEVGLGVVPPSSLGRAYRDALGRVNSLVASRADKVYLMAAGLALDLRALGARHINDIGDTPDMGIFDSGLRRDCE; this is translated from the coding sequence ATGAACCGCAAATTCACGCTCATCACGGGCGGCGCGCGCTCCGGTAAAAGCTCGCTTGCAGAGCGGCTTGCGATGCGGGGCGAGCGAGTGCTGTTCGTCGCCACGGCGGAGGCGCTCGACGACGACATGCGTAGCCGCATCGCCGCGCACCAAGCAAGCCGCCCCCCCGAATGGCACACGCTCGAAGAGCCACGCAGCTTGCCCGATGCAATCCGCGCTCGTATCGCGGACACGCCGTGCCTCTACGACACCATCGTCGTGGATTGCCTGACTATGTGGGTTAGCAATCTGCTGCTGCAGTACGAATACGATGCCGATTGCGAAGCGCGAATCACGGGCGCGGCGCGGGAATTGCTGGATGTGTACGCCGCATCCGATGCAGAGTGGATAATCGTCACGAACGAGGTTGGGCTAGGCGTCGTGCCGCCGTCTTCGCTGGGGCGCGCCTACCGCGATGCGCTTGGCCGCGTCAACTCGCTTGTGGCATCTCGCGCGGACAAGGTGTATCTTATGGCGGCTGGGCTCGCGCTCGACCTGCGGGCGCTCGGCGCGCGGCACATCAACGATATAGGTGACACGCCCGATATGGGCATCTTCGATTCAGGACTGCGGCGCGATTGCGAATGA
- a CDS encoding DUF4160 domain-containing protein, with amino-acid sequence MPELSRFYGIVISMYHNDHNPPHFHVRYGGSTALVGIDPITMLRGHLPASVRRSVMVWAREHQDELSTAWDQAQRGEAPSRIAPLR; translated from the coding sequence ATGCCTGAACTCAGCCGATTCTACGGTATCGTCATTTCCATGTACCACAATGACCACAATCCGCCACACTTCCATGTCCGATACGGCGGCAGTACGGCGCTGGTAGGCATTGATCCCATCACCATGCTGCGGGGACACCTGCCCGCTTCAGTACGCCGGAGCGTTATGGTATGGGCTAGGGAGCATCAGGATGAGCTTTCGACTGCGTGGGATCAGGCGCAGCGCGGCGAAGCGCCGAGCAGAATTGCACCATTGAGGTAA
- a CDS encoding DUF2442 domain-containing protein — translation MLKPVSVKALPNYRLWIEYSDGVSGEVDLSEKLRHEYYKDWEKTGVFENARVHGGAILWGDGIGENAYDLYLRITGKSYDELPSEIQDEATPPGNDWQLAAVDVIPLPDYRLWLAFNDGVSGEVNLAHLVGKGVFKAWNKPDFFEDVRVTSYGTISWNDDIEMCADSLYLDVTGITWEQLNTIIKSHNAAPLVQNA, via the coding sequence ATGCTAAAGCCCGTGAGCGTGAAGGCTTTGCCGAATTATCGCCTATGGATTGAGTACAGCGATGGCGTCAGCGGCGAAGTTGACCTATCAGAGAAGCTGCGCCACGAATACTATAAGGACTGGGAAAAAACGGGCGTCTTCGAGAATGCGCGGGTACACGGCGGCGCTATACTGTGGGGCGATGGCATTGGTGAAAACGCTTACGACTTGTACTTGCGAATCACGGGCAAGTCGTATGACGAACTGCCTTCCGAGATTCAGGATGAAGCGACGCCGCCCGGGAATGACTGGCAATTGGCGGCAGTCGATGTAATTCCACTCCCCGATTATCGCTTGTGGTTAGCCTTCAACGATGGTGTCAGCGGGGAAGTTAATCTCGCTCATCTTGTGGGGAAAGGCGTCTTCAAGGCGTGGAACAAGCCGGATTTCTTTGAAGATGTTCGCGTAACATCCTACGGTACAATCTCGTGGAACGATGACATCGAGATGTGCGCCGATTCGCTGTATTTAGATGTAACCGGCATTACTTGGGAGCAGTTGAACACCATCATCAAGTCCCATAACGCCGCGCCTCTGGTTCAGAATGCCTGA
- a CDS encoding cobyric acid synthase, translating into MGKTIMVQGTTSHAGKSLMTAALCRIFAQDGLRVAPFKAQNMSLNSFVTPDGGEFGRAQAVQAEAARIAPTVEMNPILLKPEGNRKSQVVVMGKPTRVASAREYYEMKLRLWPLVTQALDTLRSRYDIVVIEGAGSPAEINLREHEIVNMRVARYANAPVIIVGDIDRGGVFASLVGTMALLEPEEQALVKAFVINKFRGDPSLLDSGFDILRERTGVGVAGVIPWFDDIHIPEEDSLGLDPPRAWNNSQSDDFIDIAVVRLPRIANFDDFDPLYREERVRLRYVNNASEMGAPDLIILPGSKTTVADLEWMRQSGIADAVTARRCAGTPVIGVCGGYQMLGERILDPDGVESTVQETRGLGLLPLTTTFAATKTTHQVRGKVAASSAGMLAGNGGSAIAGYEIHMGQTYDNGDGKSGAPFRITERSGKSVNSSDGAMDADGLTLGTYMHGLFHNHSLRHTLLTNIARRKGITLPDGAILDLDAEYDKLAALIRHSVDMDAVYAMVGL; encoded by the coding sequence ATGGGCAAAACGATAATGGTGCAAGGCACGACCTCGCATGCGGGGAAGTCGCTGATGACGGCGGCACTTTGTCGCATTTTTGCGCAGGACGGGCTGCGGGTTGCGCCGTTTAAGGCGCAAAATATGTCGCTGAACTCGTTCGTCACGCCGGACGGCGGCGAGTTTGGCAGGGCGCAGGCGGTGCAAGCCGAAGCCGCGCGGATTGCGCCCACTGTGGAAATGAACCCCATCCTGCTCAAGCCCGAAGGCAACCGCAAGTCGCAGGTCGTGGTGATGGGCAAGCCGACGCGCGTGGCGTCCGCGCGCGAATACTACGAGATGAAGCTGCGCCTCTGGCCGCTCGTAACGCAGGCGCTGGACACGCTGCGCAGCCGGTACGACATCGTGGTCATCGAAGGCGCGGGCAGCCCGGCGGAGATAAACCTACGCGAGCACGAAATCGTCAACATGCGCGTTGCACGGTATGCGAACGCGCCGGTAATCATCGTGGGCGACATCGACCGCGGCGGCGTGTTCGCGTCACTAGTTGGCACGATGGCGCTGCTGGAACCGGAAGAGCAGGCGCTGGTCAAGGCGTTCGTCATCAATAAGTTTCGCGGCGATCCGTCGCTGCTAGACTCCGGCTTCGACATACTGCGAGAGCGCACGGGCGTGGGTGTCGCGGGCGTCATCCCATGGTTCGACGACATCCACATTCCGGAAGAAGACTCGCTCGGTCTCGACCCGCCACGCGCGTGGAACAACAGTCAATCGGACGATTTCATCGACATCGCGGTCGTTCGTCTGCCGCGCATCGCCAACTTCGACGACTTCGACCCGCTGTACCGCGAAGAGCGTGTGCGCCTGCGATATGTCAACAACGCAAGCGAGATGGGCGCGCCCGACCTGATTATCCTGCCCGGCTCCAAGACCACAGTCGCCGACCTCGAATGGATGAGACAAAGCGGCATCGCGGACGCGGTAACAGCGCGGCGATGTGCCGGTACGCCGGTCATCGGCGTGTGCGGCGGCTATCAGATGCTCGGCGAGCGCATACTCGACCCGGACGGCGTGGAATCCACCGTACAGGAAACTCGCGGACTAGGCTTGCTGCCACTCACCACCACATTCGCCGCGACCAAGACTACGCATCAGGTTCGCGGCAAGGTGGCTGCATCGTCAGCGGGCATGCTGGCGGGCAACGGCGGCAGCGCAATCGCCGGCTATGAGATACATATGGGACAGACCTACGACAACGGCGACGGCAAATCCGGTGCGCCCTTCCGCATCACGGAGCGCTCCGGCAAGTCGGTGAATTCGTCGGACGGAGCGATGGACGCGGACGGCTTGACGCTCGGCACATATATGCACGGGCTGTTCCACAACCACAGCCTGCGCCACACGCTGCTGACGAACATCGCGCGCCGCAAGGGTATCACACTGCCCGACGGCGCAATCCTCGACCTCGACGCCGAATACGACAAGCTAGCCGCCCTAATCCGCCACAGCGTGGACATGGACGCGGTGTATGCTATGGTGGGGTTGTAG
- a CDS encoding histidine phosphatase family protein encodes MNCRWFLVRHGETAWNDEGRAQGQADTALNAKGRAQAELVATRLAPLDFEAAYSSDLQRVAHTAEAIMRGRDMSFTKMVSLREKAFGEWEGLTFEQVERSHPSLFRRLFDEDVDFAPPGGESDIQLYARMKTTADELLTRHADSEGNILIAGHGGSLRGLIAAMLGMPAEYMWRLRLSNCGITVINTFDGGAALDLLNDTSHLEDVIKNVFAARK; translated from the coding sequence ATGAATTGCAGATGGTTTTTGGTTAGGCATGGTGAAACGGCTTGGAATGATGAGGGTCGCGCGCAGGGGCAGGCGGACACGGCGCTGAACGCGAAGGGGCGCGCGCAGGCGGAACTCGTGGCGACTCGGCTTGCGCCATTGGACTTCGAGGCGGCGTATTCGAGCGATTTACAGCGCGTGGCGCACACCGCAGAGGCGATTATGCGCGGCCGCGATATGAGCTTCACCAAGATGGTGTCACTGCGCGAGAAGGCGTTCGGCGAGTGGGAAGGGCTGACATTCGAGCAAGTCGAGCGCAGTCACCCGTCGCTGTTCCGTCGGCTGTTCGACGAGGATGTGGACTTCGCGCCGCCCGGTGGCGAGAGCGACATTCAACTCTACGCCCGTATGAAGACGACGGCAGACGAACTGCTGACACGGCACGCAGACAGCGAGGGCAACATCCTCATCGCGGGGCACGGCGGCTCGCTGCGTGGGCTCATCGCCGCGATGCTGGGCATGCCTGCCGAGTATATGTGGCGTCTGCGCCTGTCGAACTGCGGCATCACCGTCATCAACACATTCGACGGCGGCGCAGCGCTCGATCTGCTCAACGACACCAGCCACTTAGAAGATGTAATCAAAAATGTTTTCGCCGCTCGAAAGTAA